The following are from one region of the Roseobacter fucihabitans genome:
- a CDS encoding ribonuclease T2 family protein, which yields MRAMILWLMMAVPVAAEGERAGEFDYFVLSLSWSPNWCALEGDARDSIQCDPGEDHGWILHGLWPQFERGYPSYCNTAARNPSRAVTAQMSDIMGTPGLAFHQWKKHGRCTGLDATDYYALSREAYGRITRPEVFRKLAEPIRLPASVVEEAFLRDNPGLSADGITITCRNNHIQEARICLARDLTPRRCGADVLRDCTATGALFTPIR from the coding sequence ATGCGCGCGATGATATTATGGCTGATGATGGCTGTGCCGGTGGCGGCAGAGGGCGAGCGGGCTGGGGAGTTCGACTATTTCGTGCTCAGCCTGAGCTGGTCGCCTAATTGGTGCGCGCTGGAAGGCGATGCGCGCGACTCCATACAATGTGATCCCGGTGAGGACCATGGCTGGATCCTACACGGGCTCTGGCCGCAGTTCGAGCGCGGTTACCCGTCTTATTGCAACACGGCAGCGCGCAACCCATCGCGCGCCGTGACTGCGCAGATGTCTGATATCATGGGCACCCCCGGTCTGGCATTCCATCAATGGAAAAAACACGGGCGCTGCACGGGATTGGATGCGACGGATTACTATGCCCTGTCGCGCGAAGCCTATGGGCGCATCACAAGGCCCGAGGTTTTCCGCAAGCTGGCTGAGCCCATACGCCTGCCTGCTTCAGTGGTCGAGGAGGCCTTCCTGCGCGACAATCCTGGACTGTCGGCGGACGGGATCACCATCACCTGTCGGAACAACCACATTCAGGAGGCGCGCATTTGCCTGGCCCGCGATCTCACGCCGCGCCGGTGCGGGGCGGATGTGCTGCGCGATTGCACCGCGACGGGGGCGCTATTTACGCCCATACGTTAA
- a CDS encoding gamma-glutamyltransferase family protein, producing the protein MRDFHFPGRSPVLATNGMCATSHPLGAKTAIDILERGGNAIDAAIAGALVLGICEPQMTGIGGDCFVLWHTGDGEIKAMNGSGRAPRALDAEDLRAAGETTVPIQSAHSVSIPAAIDAFCHLSENVGKLGLDALLSPAIKAAEMGVPVAPRVAFDWARDASVLQGGALDFYLVNGTVPQAGQIFRAKGQAEVLRRMAQYGRDAFYTGEIAEDMVNTLNALGGRHTLEDFIQTACTASTPISGAYKDIEVVEHPPNGHGATALLMMNILSQFDVAAMDPLGSERTHLEAEAAKLAYDTRNRILGDADYTTRLQHMLDMDTAKALAALIDPKKAMANATTISENVHKDTIYITTVDRDGMAVSLIYSIFNGFGSGIASEKFGILFQNRGSGFTLEKGHPNELKGGKRPMHTIIPGMIRKNGKVIMPFGVMGGAYQPAGHARFASNITDFDMDPQTAIDAPRAFSDSGDMKVERGFSDQVRRDLSDLGHNVSLPETPIGGAQAILIRDDGVLEGASDPRKDGCALGY; encoded by the coding sequence ATGCGCGATTTTCATTTCCCCGGACGATCCCCCGTTCTGGCCACGAACGGAATGTGTGCGACCTCGCATCCGCTGGGCGCGAAAACCGCCATCGATATTCTGGAACGCGGCGGCAACGCGATAGACGCGGCGATCGCCGGGGCGCTGGTCCTGGGCATCTGCGAACCGCAAATGACCGGTATTGGCGGTGACTGCTTTGTGCTCTGGCACACAGGCGACGGCGAAATCAAAGCGATGAACGGCTCTGGGCGCGCGCCTCGCGCTCTGGACGCCGAAGACCTCCGCGCGGCGGGCGAGACAACCGTCCCCATTCAAAGCGCCCATTCGGTTAGCATTCCAGCCGCCATTGATGCCTTTTGCCACTTATCTGAAAACGTTGGAAAATTAGGGCTGGATGCCCTGCTGTCGCCCGCGATCAAGGCTGCCGAAATGGGCGTGCCTGTGGCACCTCGTGTGGCTTTCGACTGGGCTCGGGATGCGTCCGTTCTACAGGGCGGGGCCCTGGATTTTTATCTGGTGAACGGCACCGTCCCCCAAGCGGGGCAAATTTTCCGTGCCAAAGGCCAGGCCGAAGTGTTGCGTCGCATGGCACAATACGGGCGGGATGCGTTTTACACCGGTGAGATCGCCGAGGACATGGTGAACACCCTGAACGCTCTGGGCGGGCGGCATACCCTGGAAGACTTCATTCAAACGGCCTGTACGGCGAGCACCCCCATTTCAGGTGCCTATAAGGACATTGAGGTTGTGGAACACCCCCCGAACGGACATGGGGCAACCGCGCTTTTGATGATGAACATCCTGTCTCAATTCGACGTGGCCGCAATGGATCCGCTGGGATCAGAGCGCACCCATCTGGAAGCTGAAGCCGCCAAGCTCGCCTATGATACCCGCAACAGGATTCTGGGGGACGCCGATTACACCACGCGGCTTCAACATATGCTCGACATGGATACCGCAAAGGCCCTTGCCGCGCTGATCGACCCGAAAAAAGCCATGGCGAATGCGACCACCATTTCGGAAAACGTGCATAAAGACACGATTTACATCACGACCGTTGATCGCGACGGGATGGCCGTCTCGCTGATTTACTCCATCTTCAATGGATTTGGATCAGGAATCGCGTCAGAGAAATTCGGCATCTTATTCCAAAACAGAGGCTCCGGTTTTACCCTGGAAAAGGGCCATCCGAACGAGTTGAAAGGCGGCAAGCGCCCAATGCACACCATCATACCGGGCATGATCCGCAAAAACGGAAAAGTCATCATGCCCTTTGGCGTCATGGGCGGAGCCTATCAGCCCGCCGGTCACGCGCGTTTTGCGTCCAACATCACTGATTTTGACATGGACCCGCAGACGGCCATTGATGCACCACGTGCTTTTTCAGACAGCGGCGACATGAAGGTCGAGCGCGGCTTCTCAGATCAGGTTCGCCGGGATCTCAGTGATCTGGGCCATAACGTCAGTCTTCCAGAGACACCGATTGGCGGCGCGCAAGCGATTCTGATCCGCGATGATGGTGTGTTAGAAGGCGCAAGTGATCCGCGCAAAGATGGCTGCGCTTTGGGCTATTAA
- the hspQ gene encoding heat shock protein HspQ — MLRTRAKYHLGQVVRHKKHPFRGVIFDVDPEFANTEEWYEAIPEESRPVKDQPYYHLLAENDQSYYVAYVSEQNLVVDYSGEPVDHPDIPDLFGPFSDGAYPLHFQLN, encoded by the coding sequence ATGTTGAGAACACGTGCGAAATATCATTTGGGCCAAGTGGTCCGTCACAAAAAGCACCCTTTTCGGGGTGTTATTTTTGACGTCGATCCGGAATTTGCAAATACCGAAGAATGGTATGAGGCGATTCCCGAAGAGAGCCGGCCGGTTAAAGATCAACCTTACTATCACCTGCTTGCTGAAAACGATCAGAGCTACTACGTCGCTTACGTATCCGAACAAAACCTCGTGGTGGATTATTCCGGAGAGCCGGTAGATCACCCCGATATCCCGGACCTCTTCGGCCCGTTCAGCGATGGTGCATATCCGCTCCACTTTCAATTGAATTAG
- a CDS encoding GAF domain-containing protein: MRVDYETLSKSIHALTKGETDHVALMATIACEVHHCDDRFAWTGFYRVTEPELLKIGPYQGGHGCLTIPFSRGVCGAAARTGNAQRVADVNSFEGHIACASSTKSELVLPVWDGAGALIGVFDLDSDLPDAFTPEDERELSAILASVFQHV; this comes from the coding sequence ATGAGAGTTGATTACGAAACCCTGTCAAAATCGATCCACGCGCTGACAAAAGGTGAAACGGATCACGTGGCGCTCATGGCAACGATTGCTTGCGAAGTACACCATTGCGATGACCGGTTTGCCTGGACCGGGTTTTACCGTGTGACCGAACCGGAACTGCTCAAGATCGGCCCGTACCAGGGCGGGCATGGCTGTTTGACGATACCTTTTTCGCGCGGGGTTTGCGGTGCAGCGGCGCGCACGGGCAACGCGCAACGGGTCGCGGATGTGAACAGTTTTGAGGGGCATATCGCCTGTGCATCCTCCACGAAATCAGAACTGGTGTTGCCGGTCTGGGACGGTGCTGGTGCATTGATTGGTGTCTTTGATCTCGACAGTGACCTCCCGGATGCTTTCACGCCCGAGGATGAGCGGGAGCTGAGCGCCATTCTGGCATCGGTGTTTCAGCACGTTTGA
- a CDS encoding ATP-binding cassette domain-containing protein, translated as MSEPLPIIEMHGITKRFGGVTALRNVDLSAYAGEVLAIVGDNGAGKSTLIKVLTGVYQPTDGHMVFDGKPLVMSSHADAISNGIDAVYQNLAIADHLTPAQNLFLGSELTKRVLGVPILDNRAMTEQATAVLKDRLGVQLKSMDVLTESLSGGQRQAVAIARAVRHDDLRVLVMDEPTAALGPQETARTLKLIEVLKGQGLAVIVISHALDDVFEISDRIHVMRRGECAGVVRTADTTTEEVLGLITGANLTHGGAAA; from the coding sequence ATGTCTGAGCCCCTGCCGATCATCGAAATGCACGGGATTACCAAACGCTTTGGCGGCGTCACGGCGCTGCGCAATGTCGATCTGTCGGCCTATGCCGGTGAAGTGCTCGCAATCGTCGGTGACAATGGTGCCGGGAAATCGACGCTGATCAAGGTGTTGACCGGGGTCTATCAGCCGACCGATGGGCACATGGTTTTCGATGGCAAGCCGCTGGTCATGTCCAGCCATGCCGACGCGATCAGCAACGGTATTGACGCGGTTTATCAGAACCTTGCAATTGCCGATCACCTGACGCCCGCGCAAAACCTCTTTTTGGGTTCTGAACTGACCAAACGCGTGCTGGGCGTGCCGATTCTGGACAATCGCGCCATGACCGAGCAGGCCACGGCGGTGCTCAAAGACCGTTTGGGCGTGCAACTCAAGAGCATGGATGTGCTCACTGAAAGCCTGTCGGGGGGGCAGCGTCAGGCGGTCGCAATCGCGCGCGCTGTGCGTCACGATGACCTGCGCGTGCTGGTGATGGACGAGCCGACCGCGGCCCTTGGTCCGCAGGAAACCGCGCGTACGCTGAAACTGATCGAGGTCCTCAAAGGGCAAGGCCTAGCCGTGATCGTGATCAGCCACGCGCTGGACGATGTCTTTGAAATTTCGGACCGCATTCACGTGATGCGACGGGGCGAATGTGCGGGCGTTGTGCGCACGGCCGATACCACCACCGAAGAAGTTCTGGGCCTGATCACCGGCGCCAACCTGACCCACGGAGGGGCCGCAGCATGA
- a CDS encoding acetyl-CoA C-acyltransferase, whose protein sequence is MHRVVIAGAARTPMGGFQGEFSMLEASDLGGVAIRAALEQAGPAVIEEILMGCVLPAGQGQAPARQASFKAGLGEEIPATTLNKMCGSGMKTAMIGHDQIALGQTQVMIAGGMESMTNAPYILPKMRQGARLGHAQVVDHMFLDGLEDAYDKGRLMGTFAEDCAEHFQFTREVQDSYALASLSRALDAQKSGAFEHEVAPVSQASRNGVRVICEDEQPGRARPDKIPHLKPAFREGGTVTAANSSSISDGAAALVLASDVAAQKQGLAIRAVVVGHASHAQAPGLFTTAPVPAAQKLLDRIGWDKGSVDLWEVNEAFAVVPLAFMREMGISHDIVNVNGGACALGHPIGASGARIIVTLLNAMEKRDVKRGVAAICIGGGEGTAIAIERP, encoded by the coding sequence ATGCATCGTGTCGTGATAGCGGGTGCCGCGCGCACCCCTATGGGAGGGTTTCAGGGTGAGTTCAGCATGCTGGAGGCCTCTGATTTGGGCGGCGTCGCCATCCGGGCTGCGCTGGAGCAAGCAGGGCCCGCCGTCATCGAAGAAATTCTCATGGGCTGTGTTCTGCCCGCAGGTCAGGGGCAGGCACCTGCGCGCCAGGCCAGTTTCAAAGCCGGTCTGGGCGAGGAAATCCCCGCCACGACATTGAACAAAATGTGCGGTTCCGGGATGAAAACGGCAATGATCGGGCATGATCAGATCGCCTTGGGGCAAACCCAGGTCATGATCGCGGGCGGCATGGAGAGCATGACGAATGCGCCCTATATCCTGCCCAAAATGCGGCAGGGTGCGCGGCTGGGACATGCGCAGGTGGTTGATCATATGTTTCTGGATGGTCTCGAAGACGCCTATGACAAGGGGCGCTTGATGGGTACATTCGCCGAAGATTGCGCGGAACATTTCCAATTTACCCGCGAGGTGCAGGACAGCTACGCGCTTGCGTCCCTCTCGCGGGCCTTGGATGCACAGAAATCCGGTGCTTTCGAGCATGAGGTTGCGCCCGTGTCGCAGGCCTCGCGCAACGGTGTGCGTGTGATCTGTGAGGATGAGCAGCCAGGCAGGGCGCGCCCCGATAAAATCCCTCATTTGAAACCCGCGTTTCGCGAGGGAGGCACGGTCACGGCGGCAAATTCCTCCTCCATTTCGGATGGCGCGGCGGCCCTTGTCCTTGCTTCCGACGTGGCGGCCCAGAAGCAGGGTTTGGCGATACGCGCGGTCGTTGTCGGCCATGCAAGCCATGCCCAGGCCCCCGGACTTTTTACCACTGCGCCCGTGCCTGCCGCGCAAAAGCTGCTGGACCGGATTGGCTGGGACAAGGGGTCGGTGGACCTGTGGGAGGTGAATGAGGCATTTGCCGTCGTGCCGCTTGCTTTCATGCGGGAAATGGGGATTTCGCATGACATCGTGAACGTCAATGGGGGGGCTTGTGCTTTGGGCCACCCGATTGGCGCCTCGGGCGCGCGCATTATTGTCACCTTGTTGAACGCCATGGAAAAACGCGACGTAAAGCGGGGTGTTGCAGCCATTTGTATCGGTGGTGGTGAAGGCACCGCAATAGCGATCGAGCGCCCATGA
- the tnpB gene encoding IS66 family insertion sequence element accessory protein TnpB (TnpB, as the term is used for proteins encoded by IS66 family insertion elements, is considered an accessory protein, since TnpC, encoded by a neighboring gene, is a DDE family transposase.) encodes MISPAGNFKFYVAAKPVDFRKGMDGLAAIVQNEFELDPFSGAIFIFRSKRADRLKLIVWDGTGLVMTYKRIEGKGFEWPRMQDGIINMNKSQFEALFEGLDWKRVTARNVRKPLTV; translated from the coding sequence ATGATTTCTCCGGCGGGCAACTTTAAGTTTTATGTAGCTGCCAAACCGGTTGATTTTCGAAAAGGCATGGATGGCCTTGCAGCCATTGTCCAAAATGAGTTCGAACTGGACCCATTCAGTGGAGCAATCTTCATTTTTCGTTCGAAGCGCGCCGATCGGCTTAAGCTCATCGTATGGGACGGTACCGGTCTTGTTATGACTTACAAGCGAATCGAAGGGAAAGGGTTTGAATGGCCGCGCATGCAAGACGGGATCATCAACATGAACAAGTCACAATTTGAGGCCCTATTTGAGGGGCTTGATTGGAAACGCGTTACAGCTCGCAATGTGCGGAAACCATTGACGGTTTAA
- a CDS encoding DUF1013 domain-containing protein produces MAKPIMAKATAVWLVDNTTISFKQIADFVGMHELEVQGIADGDVAQGVKGFDPIANNQLTQDEIDAAQESVLHKLQLKFNAAAQGEEKRRGPRYTPLSKRQDRPASILWLVKFHPELSDGQISKLVGTTKPTIQAIRERTHWNISNIQPIDPVALGLCKQSELDLIVQKAAAKKAADAPVMSDDERRKLVSTEQSLGMEAEPKIPTAIEGLETFTLSRNVDEDEDKEKAGDFSDAESFFNLPEGTHDDEDEDETKRD; encoded by the coding sequence ATGGCAAAACCGATCATGGCGAAAGCCACAGCCGTCTGGCTGGTGGATAACACAACGATCAGCTTCAAGCAGATCGCCGATTTTGTCGGCATGCATGAATTGGAAGTGCAGGGCATCGCGGATGGCGATGTGGCACAGGGCGTCAAGGGGTTTGACCCGATTGCCAATAACCAGCTTACGCAGGATGAAATCGATGCGGCGCAAGAAAGCGTGCTGCATAAGCTGCAACTGAAATTCAACGCGGCCGCGCAGGGTGAAGAGAAACGCCGGGGCCCGCGCTATACGCCGCTCTCCAAGCGTCAGGACCGCCCTGCCTCGATCCTCTGGCTGGTGAAGTTCCATCCGGAATTGAGCGATGGGCAGATCAGCAAGCTGGTGGGCACGACTAAGCCGACCATTCAGGCGATCCGCGAGCGGACGCACTGGAACATCTCCAATATTCAACCGATTGACCCGGTTGCTTTGGGTCTGTGCAAACAATCCGAACTGGACCTGATCGTGCAAAAAGCCGCTGCCAAGAAGGCCGCAGATGCGCCGGTGATGAGCGATGATGAGCGCCGCAAACTGGTCAGCACCGAGCAAAGCCTTGGCATGGAGGCCGAGCCAAAGATCCCGACCGCCATTGAGGGTCTGGAAACCTTCACCCTGTCACGCAACGTGGATGAGGATGAAGACAAGGAAAAGGCTGGCGATTTTTCGGATGCAGAGAGCTTTTTCAATCTGCCCGAGGGCACGCATGATGATGAAGACGAAGATGAAACCAAGCGCGACTGA
- a CDS encoding transposase — MNSQTLGALASDQKIQNVFHAFGYSIPVGKDGRRLWPTKFKREMVQRMRSGKLTIGEVQRTCRVCDTTAYKWKKKAGRIATKQNESTEKPTPVFAEIKVPDDKVQSQRPSDPVASRL, encoded by the coding sequence ATGAACTCTCAAACACTAGGTGCACTCGCAAGTGATCAGAAAATTCAGAACGTCTTCCACGCATTCGGCTATTCCATCCCCGTTGGGAAAGACGGTCGCCGATTGTGGCCTACAAAATTCAAACGCGAAATGGTCCAACGCATGAGATCAGGTAAACTTACGATCGGAGAAGTGCAGAGAACCTGCCGCGTTTGCGACACAACGGCTTACAAGTGGAAGAAAAAGGCTGGTCGCATCGCGACTAAGCAGAACGAGTCGACAGAAAAACCCACACCTGTTTTTGCCGAAATTAAAGTTCCCGACGACAAAGTCCAATCGCAACGACCCTCTGATCCAGTTGCTTCGCGCCTTTGA
- a CDS encoding STAS domain-containing protein has product MRISTKTEDALRIVSIHEQRIDAAVALEFKDTMRVETEGGTETVVLDLSMVEFIDSSGLGAIVAAMKYLGTERKMALAGLTPTVARVFQLTRMDSVFSVFSTVDGARAELQH; this is encoded by the coding sequence ATGCGAATCTCAACGAAAACAGAAGATGCGCTTCGTATTGTATCAATCCATGAACAACGGATTGATGCCGCAGTTGCGCTTGAATTCAAAGATACCATGCGGGTTGAAACGGAGGGCGGAACGGAAACCGTCGTGCTCGACCTGAGCATGGTTGAATTTATCGATTCAAGCGGTCTTGGCGCGATCGTTGCCGCCATGAAATACCTCGGGACAGAACGCAAGATGGCGCTGGCCGGTCTCACGCCGACCGTTGCACGGGTCTTTCAACTGACGCGGATGGACAGTGTTTTCAGTGTTTTCTCGACCGTCGATGGTGCGCGCGCAGAGTTGCAGCACTAA
- a CDS encoding substrate-binding domain-containing protein → MKTYITFATCAAALLAGSMAFADGHLPLKTLPDDGERDYWVPEQVNAEGALEALQAVVGAEAVPFKGSLENPIQIALIYPSADTSDFWARNYLALVKRLDQLGIAYETTEFASRQIEHSLQATYASQVEQDADLYDFVIFGPSELATQADNIDKLAGNPDLTTFVWAFHTPLTYLENQPANWFDFSSAFGALKMCDYMLERLGNDVTYAMNRGIPGITDNQRSGDFKDCVAEKGNWNAVYEHYGEYQREGGFEGTSLILQAYPEAKVIHNANTAMAMGSVEAQIAVGAEKEVFSTGWGGTGLELDAIRRGELDATPMRMGDDVGAATAEAIKFHLEDRAAELPFVFLGRITIAHDEMSAEEIDALEIEAFRFSGVGALDR, encoded by the coding sequence ATGAAAACCTATATAACCTTTGCGACCTGCGCGGCGGCCTTGCTGGCCGGGAGTATGGCATTTGCCGACGGGCATTTGCCGCTCAAGACGCTGCCGGATGACGGTGAGCGTGATTATTGGGTGCCTGAACAGGTGAACGCGGAAGGCGCGCTGGAGGCCTTGCAGGCGGTCGTCGGGGCTGAGGCCGTCCCCTTCAAGGGCAGCTTGGAAAACCCGATCCAGATCGCGCTGATCTACCCTTCGGCGGATACATCGGATTTTTGGGCGCGTAACTATCTGGCGCTGGTCAAACGTTTGGATCAGCTCGGGATCGCCTATGAAACCACCGAATTCGCATCGCGCCAGATCGAACATTCGCTACAAGCAACCTATGCCTCGCAAGTGGAGCAGGACGCGGATCTTTATGACTTCGTGATCTTCGGGCCGTCCGAATTGGCCACGCAGGCTGATAATATCGATAAACTGGCGGGCAATCCGGACCTGACAACCTTCGTCTGGGCGTTCCACACACCGTTGACCTATCTGGAAAATCAACCTGCGAATTGGTTTGATTTCTCATCCGCATTTGGCGCGCTCAAGATGTGCGATTATATGCTGGAACGCCTGGGCAATGATGTGACCTATGCGATGAACCGGGGCATTCCGGGGATCACGGACAACCAGCGTTCGGGCGATTTCAAGGATTGCGTGGCCGAAAAAGGCAATTGGAACGCGGTTTACGAACATTACGGTGAATACCAACGTGAGGGTGGTTTTGAAGGGACGAGCCTGATTTTGCAGGCCTATCCAGAGGCAAAGGTCATCCATAACGCCAATACGGCGATGGCGATGGGGTCTGTTGAGGCACAGATCGCCGTGGGCGCAGAGAAGGAAGTGTTTTCAACCGGTTGGGGCGGAACGGGGCTGGAACTTGATGCGATCCGGCGCGGTGAATTGGACGCCACGCCGATGCGCATGGGCGATGATGTGGGTGCTGCCACGGCAGAGGCCATCAAGTTCCACCTTGAGGATCGCGCGGCAGAGTTACCGTTCGTCTTCCTTGGCCGCATCACCATCGCACACGATGAAATGAGCGCGGAAGAAATTGACGCGCTTGAAATAGAGGCTTTCCGCTTTTCCGGAGTGGGCGCGCTGGACCGCTGA
- a CDS encoding ATP-binding protein encodes MALLPAFEFSVQSSEMAVREALRKFLNALDPLNLDEEAAGTVELVLAEALNNIVEHAYPQQESCGPIALSCNHLADGLHVRIVDEGKEMPGGAEPSGNQASLDVDHGDLPEGGFGWFLIHDLAKDVKYQRIGVKNQLSIRLAVGLAPARKH; translated from the coding sequence ATGGCACTTCTTCCCGCTTTCGAGTTCTCGGTTCAAAGCAGTGAAATGGCCGTTCGAGAGGCGTTGCGCAAATTTCTCAATGCGCTTGACCCTTTAAACCTTGATGAGGAAGCGGCGGGTACGGTAGAATTGGTTCTTGCCGAAGCGCTGAACAATATCGTGGAACATGCCTATCCACAGCAGGAGTCCTGCGGGCCCATCGCGTTGTCCTGCAACCATCTGGCCGATGGGCTTCATGTTCGGATCGTGGACGAAGGCAAAGAAATGCCCGGCGGTGCTGAACCTTCTGGCAATCAGGCTTCGCTTGATGTGGACCACGGCGACCTTCCCGAAGGCGGGTTCGGTTGGTTCCTGATCCATGATTTGGCGAAAGACGTTAAATACCAACGCATCGGGGTCAAAAACCAACTCTCGATCCGCCTGGCCGTTGGCTTGGCCCCCGCAAGAAAACATTAA
- a CDS encoding ABC transporter permease has product MSDTATPTSFASRIEPYMGILGPMAMIAMIALFMGAVEPARYFRMSNINQILLDAALYMPMAMAMTFVITQRGIDLSIGSVAALSAIMMAFLIKQYDFPAWVAVIICLLLGAGMGLINGLVITVFRVPDLIGTLAMDLVYRGFALVLAKGLVLARFPDLITEIGRGQTLQFLPTPVVIGLVTLIGGYFLLRATHFGRYTIAIGSNPEASAMTGISVDRHRVYAYVLMGAMAALGGLLLTGKLNAVQATSAPYFNLHVIAAVVVGGTSLFGGRASMIGSLAGVLLLSMMINALVTLRIEFFWQSVASGVVIILSVAIYTWLQKKDRDGTGGFAAAMANPDNRKVGMLAVGLCVAILVLLALGALTGGPVPA; this is encoded by the coding sequence ATGAGCGACACAGCCACACCCACAAGCTTTGCCTCCCGGATCGAACCCTATATGGGCATCCTTGGCCCGATGGCGATGATCGCCATGATCGCGCTTTTTATGGGCGCTGTGGAACCGGCGCGCTATTTCCGCATGTCCAACATCAACCAGATCCTGCTGGACGCTGCGCTCTATATGCCGATGGCGATGGCGATGACCTTCGTGATCACGCAGCGCGGCATTGATTTGTCCATCGGCTCGGTGGCGGCGCTTTCCGCGATCATGATGGCGTTTCTGATCAAGCAATATGACTTCCCGGCCTGGGTTGCGGTCATCATCTGTTTGCTGCTCGGGGCGGGTATGGGCCTGATTAACGGCCTCGTGATCACCGTGTTCCGTGTACCGGATCTGATCGGGACGCTGGCTATGGATCTGGTCTATCGCGGTTTTGCGCTGGTGCTGGCAAAGGGCCTCGTGCTCGCGCGCTTTCCGGATCTGATTACCGAAATCGGGCGGGGTCAGACGCTGCAATTCCTGCCAACACCTGTGGTGATTGGCTTGGTGACGCTCATCGGGGGCTATTTCCTGCTGCGCGCCACGCATTTTGGCCGCTACACCATTGCCATCGGCTCCAACCCCGAGGCCTCTGCCATGACCGGGATCAGCGTGGATCGTCACCGCGTCTATGCCTATGTGCTGATGGGGGCCATGGCGGCTCTGGGCGGGCTGCTCTTGACCGGCAAACTCAACGCGGTGCAGGCGACATCTGCCCCCTATTTCAACCTGCATGTCATTGCGGCGGTGGTCGTGGGTGGGACGTCCCTCTTTGGCGGACGCGCCTCGATGATCGGCTCGCTGGCGGGTGTTTTGCTGCTCTCGATGATGATCAACGCTCTGGTCACCCTGCGGATCGAATTTTTCTGGCAATCGGTCGCCTCCGGTGTCGTGATCATCCTGTCGGTGGCGATCTACACCTGGCTGCAAAAGAAAGACCGCGACGGCACGGGCGGCTTTGCTGCGGCCATGGCCAATCCGGATAATCGAAAAGTCGGGATGCTGGCTGTCGGGCTTTGCGTGGCGATCCTTGTGCTGTTGGCGCTTGGCGCGCTGACGGGTGGCCCTGTTCCGGCCTGA
- a CDS encoding metallophosphoesterase: MDGVLLENMWRVVKPEDDLWIIGDFAFGAPAKDKDYLHQIFGQLPGARQHLIVGNHDSDLTQALGWASVSHLKEVSDGPKKQRNTLCHYPMITWNHARREALQLFGHVHNNWRGSRNSVNVSVDVWEFMPVTYDDIARRAKKLPINKHWADVEHRRELN; this comes from the coding sequence ATGGATGGTGTCCTGCTAGAGAATATGTGGAGGGTTGTGAAACCTGAGGACGATCTCTGGATCATTGGGGATTTTGCATTTGGCGCCCCGGCCAAAGACAAGGACTACCTTCACCAAATCTTCGGTCAACTGCCAGGTGCTCGACAGCACTTGATAGTCGGCAATCACGATAGTGATCTTACACAAGCATTGGGTTGGGCGTCAGTTTCTCATTTGAAGGAGGTGTCAGATGGGCCCAAGAAACAGCGAAACACCCTCTGCCATTATCCAATGATTACGTGGAACCACGCAAGGCGCGAAGCCTTGCAGCTCTTCGGACATGTTCACAACAACTGGCGCGGCTCTCGAAACTCGGTGAATGTTAGTGTTGATGTTTGGGAATTTATGCCAGTCACCTATGATGACATCGCACGACGGGCTAAAAAGCTGCCGATTAACAAGCATTGGGCGGATGTCGAACATCGTCGCGAGTTGAATTAG